CAGCGGGAATCGGGGCTGGACAGCCCCCAGGTCCTGAGCTGCCTGGAGGAGATCGGTCAGCTGCTGTTCCGCGCCGCGCACGCCGCCGACGCGTCGGCGTTCGCGCCCGACCGCACGGACGGGGTCACCCGGGCGCCCGCTCCCCTGGGCTCGGCGGCGGGCCGCGACGTGACGGGTTACCACCTGGTCGTGGACGACAAGGTGCTCGACCTGCCCTGGACCGCGCTCCACAACGGCATCCATTTCCTGCTCGAGCAGTCCCCCATCTGCGTGTCCACGCGCAGCTCGCGTCCCGTCGCCGGCGCGGAGGCGCAGCACCAATGGATGCGGCGCTGGGAGGAGGACGCCTTCACAGAGACGGCGCTCGGACCGGCCTCGCTCGGCGAGCTGATCCGGCGCTACCGCCCCGAGGCCTGCGCCGAACCCACCATCCTGTTCCTGGACGGGCAGGGCGGCGCCGCCGACAGCGTCCACGGCCTGCGCGAACGCGACATGGTCCACGGTGCGCTCGAGGCGCGCGGCGACGGGCAACGCCTGGCGCGACTGGCAGCACCCTCCGGCGCCTTGACCCCGGCCGCCCTGGCCACGACCGCGCACGGCTACCAGGCCTTCCACTTCTCGGGCGCGACGGCCGTCGCGCCGGTCGCACCCGGCCAGGCGGCCGGCGTGCTGGACCTGGACATCCTCTCGCCGCCGGCGTGGTCCGTCCGGGAAGATCCCACCGAGTTCGAGGTGGTGGGCGTGGATCCGGTCACCTCGCTGCTGGACCAGATCAACGAGAAGGCCGACGCCGGCCGACTGGCGCCCTGGTCGCGGCCGGTCGTCTCGCAGGCCGTGGCCGAGGCCGCGCCCTGCTGGCAACTGGAGGACGGACCCGTACGGCCCGAGGATCTCGCCCACAAGCACGCCGCACCGCCGCTGGTCTTCTCCAACAGCTACCTCAGCCTGCAATCGCTCGGCGCCCGCTTCCTCGCGGCCGGGACCTCGGTTTTCGTCGGCCCCCAGCTCGCTCTGGCGCCGGAGCGGGCGAGCGAGTTCGCCGCCGAGTTCTACCATGCC
This bacterium DNA region includes the following protein-coding sequences:
- a CDS encoding CHAT domain-containing protein encodes the protein MRWLDIDIRCGDEGASVRPFLERAQARRDTLAAIQRESGLDSPQVLSCLEEIGQLLFRAAHAADASAFAPDRTDGVTRAPAPLGSAAGRDVTGYHLVVDDKVLDLPWTALHNGIHFLLEQSPICVSTRSSRPVAGAEAQHQWMRRWEEDAFTETALGPASLGELIRRYRPEACAEPTILFLDGQGGAADSVHGLRERDMVHGALEARGDGQRLARLAAPSGALTPAALATTAHGYQAFHFSGATAVAPVAPGQAAGVLDLDILSPPAWSVREDPTEFEVVGVDPVTSLLDQINEKADAGRLAPWSRPVVSQAVAEAAPCWQLEDGPVRPEDLAHKHAAPPLVFSNSYLSLQSLGARFLAAGTSVFVGPQLALAPERASEFAAEFYHALALGTPAAESLRQAALACRRRWGAHHPAWLGYGIMGSGTLALQYL